In Spirosoma aureum, a single genomic region encodes these proteins:
- a CDS encoding PepSY-associated TM helix domain-containing protein, whose product MTVKKLVGTIHLWLGLASGLIVFVISLTGCVLAFEQEIKNATQPYRFVEPPKDGQLLSPSVLKAKAEAVLPGKVANGVLYEETGRSATVGFYNADPEFYYVVYLNPFSGEVLKVWDEDEDFFHFILHGHYYLWLPEKIGQPVVASATLIFLLLLISGLVLWWPKNKSAAKQRFSIKWNAAWRRKNYDLHNVLGFYMLAVGMIFAITGLVWGFQWFSTLVYRTTGGTGSVEYIIPPSDSTVAPGVSSAATVVDKIWLKLRRENPALQGINLSFPKTPGESIFSYVNYRPGTYYKVDYHYYDQHTLKELSVDSPYTGNYADVNLAKKLKRMNYDIHVGAIWGLPGKILAFCASMVCASLPITGTLIWWGRRTKKRPVSRAVARSMA is encoded by the coding sequence ATGACAGTAAAAAAACTGGTTGGAACGATTCACCTTTGGCTTGGGCTCGCGTCCGGGCTAATTGTCTTTGTTATTAGCCTGACGGGCTGTGTGCTGGCTTTTGAACAGGAAATAAAAAACGCTACTCAGCCCTATCGTTTTGTTGAACCGCCGAAAGACGGCCAATTGCTTTCGCCTTCTGTATTGAAAGCGAAAGCTGAGGCTGTGTTGCCCGGTAAAGTGGCAAACGGTGTTTTATACGAAGAGACAGGACGGAGTGCTACGGTTGGCTTTTATAATGCTGATCCGGAATTCTATTACGTCGTTTACCTGAATCCCTTTTCGGGGGAAGTGCTGAAGGTTTGGGACGAAGATGAAGATTTCTTTCATTTCATCCTGCATGGGCATTATTATTTATGGTTGCCCGAAAAAATTGGCCAGCCTGTAGTGGCCTCGGCTACGCTTATTTTTCTTCTGTTACTGATCTCTGGGTTGGTGCTTTGGTGGCCTAAAAACAAAAGTGCGGCTAAACAGCGATTCAGCATTAAATGGAATGCAGCCTGGCGCCGGAAGAACTACGATTTGCACAATGTGTTGGGCTTTTACATGCTGGCTGTTGGAATGATCTTTGCCATAACCGGCCTGGTGTGGGGTTTTCAGTGGTTTTCAACACTGGTATATCGGACAACTGGTGGTACGGGCTCAGTTGAATACATCATTCCACCTTCTGATTCGACAGTAGCCCCTGGCGTATCGTCGGCCGCAACGGTGGTAGATAAAATCTGGCTAAAACTCCGACGGGAAAATCCAGCGCTGCAAGGCATTAATCTGTCATTTCCCAAAACTCCCGGCGAATCAATTTTTTCATACGTCAATTATCGGCCTGGTACGTACTACAAGGTTGATTACCATTATTATGACCAACACACACTAAAGGAGTTATCGGTCGACAGCCCCTACACTGGTAACTATGCCGACGTGAATCTGGCAAAGAAGTTGAAACGGATGAATTATGATATTCATGTTGGTGCCATTTGGGGATTACCTGGTAAGATTCTGGCGTTTTGTGCCAGTATGGTCTGCGCCAGCCTACCCATAACGGGAACCCTGATCTGGTGGGGCCGACGGACCAAAAAGCGCCCTGTTAGCCGTGCCGTAGCCCGATCGATGGCTTGA
- a CDS encoding TonB-dependent receptor, whose protein sequence is MPSLILWSLWLSLLNLPLFAQSTSGTIAGRIVSATAQPLSEVTVRLSNSRIGTTTNEQGEFTLNNVPAGTQSIVVSRIGHSRNRQTVTVSAGETTRLADFVLPETTETLQEVTVEGKNSYKTDIPSNSLRVKTPLLELPQNVQVVNRQLIADQQIFDMLEGVSRNVSGVTRQEHWDNYARLNMRGSRVSPFRNGMNVSSTWGPLAEDMSMVERIEFVKGPAGFMMANGEPSGFYNIVTKKPTGVTKGEVNLTTGSFDTYRATLDLDGKLSQDGSLLYRLNVMGQSKGSFRDFEYNNRYTIAPVVKYKLSDQTSITAEYTYQYSQMSVIGSAYIFSANGYGAFPRTLSTASANLDPTTIHDHSSFLILEHQLSPNWKLTGQLAYFNYSQVGSSLWADSTKANGDIYRNVSIWDAANEGKFAQIFVNGDVTTGAITHRILAGLDLGNKKYIADWNQTFPLYDSSFVFNGNKPNYYLPSQLLPTFDRSQSLRNRAGANVLSQSYSGLYLQDELRFWQDKIRLTLAGRLTTARDSQYGEGTDETVFTPRVGASVSLNKQTSVYALYDQAFVPQAGVDRMGNAFKPITGNNTEIGLKKDWADGRWNSTISAYTITKNNVLTTDPTNPNYSIQLGATKTSGIEFDLRGELVPGLNLIANYAYTDSKITKDTKSENVGLPVPGYSRHVTNAWLSYRVRQGAVQGLGVSLGYQWQLDRYGWFSDAVDKNPTMPNTFQADGAISWQNNRFNIALNVNNLFDAYIYSGAYYSWSKSYYWQAQAPRNFRLSMGFKF, encoded by the coding sequence ATGCCCTCACTGATCCTGTGGTCATTGTGGCTGAGTCTGTTAAATCTTCCTCTTTTTGCCCAATCAACTTCGGGTACCATTGCCGGACGCATTGTGTCGGCAACAGCCCAGCCGCTTAGCGAGGTTACGGTCCGTTTATCGAATTCACGAATCGGAACGACAACAAACGAGCAGGGCGAATTTACGCTCAATAATGTGCCCGCAGGTACGCAATCAATCGTTGTTAGCCGGATTGGCCATTCACGCAACCGCCAGACAGTGACTGTGTCGGCAGGTGAAACCACGCGGTTAGCCGACTTCGTACTTCCTGAAACTACCGAAACGTTGCAGGAAGTGACGGTAGAGGGTAAAAACTCCTACAAGACTGATATTCCGTCGAATAGCCTTCGAGTGAAAACGCCCCTGCTCGAATTGCCCCAGAATGTTCAGGTGGTTAACCGCCAGTTGATTGCTGATCAGCAGATTTTCGACATGCTCGAAGGCGTTTCCCGCAATGTAAGTGGCGTTACACGGCAGGAGCACTGGGATAACTACGCCCGGCTAAACATGCGCGGTTCGCGGGTTTCGCCGTTCCGGAATGGCATGAATGTTTCATCGACCTGGGGACCGCTGGCCGAAGATATGTCGATGGTTGAACGGATTGAATTTGTGAAAGGACCAGCTGGATTTATGATGGCCAATGGTGAACCGAGTGGTTTTTATAACATCGTAACGAAGAAACCAACCGGCGTCACAAAAGGCGAAGTGAACCTGACAACGGGCAGTTTTGATACTTACCGTGCTACACTTGATCTGGACGGAAAACTTAGCCAGGACGGTAGTCTGCTATACCGGCTGAACGTAATGGGCCAGTCAAAAGGGTCATTCCGCGATTTTGAGTATAACAACCGGTATACAATAGCCCCCGTTGTTAAATATAAATTGAGTGACCAGACATCCATCACGGCCGAATACACCTATCAGTATTCACAGATGTCGGTGATTGGCTCGGCCTACATATTTTCGGCAAATGGTTATGGCGCTTTTCCGCGGACGCTCTCAACGGCTTCTGCCAACCTTGATCCGACAACGATTCATGATCATAGCTCTTTCCTGATTCTGGAGCATCAGCTTAGCCCAAACTGGAAACTGACCGGTCAATTGGCGTACTTCAATTATTCGCAGGTCGGTAGTTCGCTCTGGGCTGATTCGACAAAAGCAAATGGCGATATTTATCGGAATGTCAGCATTTGGGATGCGGCCAATGAAGGGAAATTTGCGCAGATCTTCGTCAATGGTGATGTTACGACGGGAGCCATTACGCACCGTATTCTGGCTGGGCTGGATCTGGGTAATAAAAAATACATTGCCGACTGGAATCAAACGTTCCCGTTATACGATAGCTCGTTTGTATTCAACGGAAATAAGCCAAACTATTATTTGCCTTCACAACTGTTGCCAACGTTTGATCGTTCGCAAAGCCTGCGTAATCGGGCGGGTGCCAATGTGCTGAGTCAGTCATACAGCGGTTTGTATTTGCAGGATGAGCTGCGTTTCTGGCAGGACAAAATCCGCCTGACCCTGGCTGGCCGTCTGACAACTGCCCGCGATAGTCAGTATGGTGAGGGTACCGATGAAACCGTATTTACACCCCGGGTAGGAGCCAGTGTTTCGCTGAACAAACAGACGTCGGTTTATGCACTCTACGATCAGGCGTTTGTGCCACAGGCGGGTGTTGACCGCATGGGTAATGCTTTTAAACCAATAACGGGCAATAACACCGAAATCGGTCTGAAGAAAGATTGGGCCGATGGTCGCTGGAACTCGACGATTTCGGCCTATACAATCACCAAGAATAATGTACTGACCACCGATCCTACGAATCCGAATTACTCCATTCAGTTAGGAGCGACGAAAACCAGTGGTATTGAGTTCGACCTGCGTGGTGAATTAGTGCCAGGCCTGAACCTGATAGCTAACTATGCCTATACGGATTCGAAAATCACCAAAGATACCAAATCCGAAAATGTTGGTTTGCCGGTTCCCGGCTATAGCAGACATGTAACAAATGCCTGGCTCTCGTATCGTGTACGTCAGGGCGCTGTGCAGGGGCTGGGTGTTTCACTCGGTTACCAGTGGCAGCTTGATCGATATGGCTGGTTTTCGGATGCTGTCGATAAAAACCCGACCATGCCAAACACGTTTCAGGCCGACGGGGCCATATCATGGCAGAACAACCGTTTTAACATAGCTCTGAATGTGAACAATCTGTTCGATGCATACATCTATTCGGGCGCTTATTATTCGTGGAGTAAATCGTATTACTGGCAGGCGCAGGCTCCCCGCAATTTCCGCCTGAGTATGGGTTTTAAATTCTAA
- the guaA gene encoding glutamine-hydrolyzing GMP synthase: protein MATEQILILDFGSQYTQLIARRVRELNVYCEIHPYNHIPTITSDVKGIILSGSPSSVRDADAPEVHLAAFRHKLPILGVCYGAQLLAHTSGGEVKASAIREYGRAKLGTVNNDSPLLRGIDQHSQVWMSHADTITSVPDNFKIIASTDTVRVAAFQVEGEPTYGIQFHPEVTHSLQGKTLLHNFVVDICGCAQDWTSESFVEATVAQLKQKIGDDKVVLGLSGGVDSSVAAVLIHQAIGKNLYCIFVDNGVLRKDEFSGVLESYKTLGLNVKGVDAKEQFYTALTGLTDPEAKRKAIGKTFIDVFDHEAHLIEGVSWLGQGTIYPDVIESVSVKGPSATIKSHHNVGGLPDFMKLKVVEPLNTLFKDEVRSVGRTLGLPEAILGRHPFPGPGLAIRILGDITPEKVDILQQVDALFIDGLKREGLYDKVWQAGAMLLPVQSVGVMGDERTYERVVALRAVTSVDGMTADWAHLPYEFLADVSNEIINRVKGVNRVVYDISSKPPATIEWE, encoded by the coding sequence ATGGCCACTGAGCAGATTCTGATTCTGGATTTTGGTTCACAGTACACCCAACTTATTGCCCGCCGGGTGCGCGAACTGAACGTTTATTGCGAAATCCATCCGTACAATCACATTCCAACGATTACCTCTGACGTTAAGGGCATCATTCTTTCGGGGAGTCCATCATCCGTCCGCGACGCTGATGCACCCGAAGTTCACCTGGCAGCTTTTCGGCATAAACTACCCATTCTGGGCGTATGCTACGGAGCTCAACTACTGGCTCATACGAGCGGAGGTGAGGTGAAGGCATCGGCCATTCGGGAATATGGCCGGGCTAAACTTGGTACTGTCAACAACGATAGTCCATTGCTGAGAGGTATCGACCAGCACTCACAGGTCTGGATGTCGCATGCCGACACGATCACGAGTGTTCCCGATAATTTCAAGATCATTGCATCGACCGATACCGTTCGGGTTGCCGCTTTTCAGGTGGAAGGCGAACCAACGTACGGTATTCAGTTTCACCCCGAAGTGACGCATTCGCTTCAGGGAAAAACGCTCCTCCACAACTTTGTCGTCGATATCTGCGGCTGTGCACAGGACTGGACATCGGAATCGTTCGTCGAAGCAACGGTTGCCCAGTTGAAACAGAAAATTGGTGACGACAAAGTCGTGCTGGGGCTGTCGGGTGGCGTCGATTCGTCGGTAGCCGCCGTCCTCATTCACCAGGCTATCGGCAAGAATCTGTATTGCATTTTTGTTGATAACGGTGTCCTGCGCAAAGATGAGTTCTCCGGCGTATTGGAGTCCTATAAAACGCTGGGACTGAACGTGAAAGGTGTTGATGCAAAAGAGCAATTCTATACGGCACTCACTGGATTGACCGATCCTGAAGCAAAGCGTAAAGCCATCGGCAAAACATTTATCGATGTATTTGACCACGAAGCACACCTCATTGAGGGCGTGTCGTGGTTGGGACAGGGAACAATCTACCCCGATGTCATTGAATCGGTATCGGTAAAAGGCCCTTCAGCAACGATCAAATCGCACCATAATGTGGGTGGTTTACCCGACTTTATGAAGCTGAAAGTGGTTGAACCACTCAATACATTGTTTAAAGACGAAGTGCGGTCGGTCGGCCGGACGCTTGGCCTTCCCGAAGCTATTCTGGGACGTCATCCATTTCCCGGTCCCGGACTGGCTATCCGTATTCTGGGCGATATCACCCCCGAGAAAGTAGACATCTTACAGCAGGTCGATGCGCTGTTTATCGACGGTCTGAAGCGTGAAGGTTTATATGACAAAGTTTGGCAGGCAGGTGCTATGCTGTTGCCGGTTCAATCGGTTGGGGTTATGGGCGACGAACGCACTTACGAACGCGTAGTAGCTCTTCGTGCCGTAACGAGCGTAGACGGGATGACCGCAGACTGGGCACATTTGCCTTACGAGTTTCTGGCCGATGTCTCCAACGAAATTATCAATCGGGTTAAAGGGGTAAATCGTGTTGTTTATGACATCTCCTCGAAACCACCCGCAACGATCGAATGGGAGTAA
- a CDS encoding exo-beta-N-acetylmuramidase NamZ family protein yields the protein MKHLTLIFAYLLIAACSLLPNAYSQSSQTGPLQTGADQMTLYLPALQGKRVGMVVNHTSRIGTTHLVDSLIARGVTIKTIFAPEHGFRGEATDGEKISNSRDQRTGVFITSLYGQNRKPSPAQMDSLDVIIFDIQDVGTRFYTYISTMHYVMEACAETNKPLIILDRPNPNGHFIDGPVLDPKFKSFVGMHPIPVVHGLTVGELARMINGEGWLAGSKTCKLTVVPVKNYTHQTPYVLPVRPSPNLPNQQAVLLYPSLCFFEGTVVSVGRGTDKQFQVIGSPYTKYGPYTFTPVDKPGAINPPLEGLLCYGLDLSAIAISKQEMMLNYFFDFYKKASDKSKFFLANGGIDRLAGTDQLRLQMIAGVSEDKIRQSWQPALDGYKVMRKKYLLYP from the coding sequence ATGAAACACCTTACGCTGATTTTTGCCTATCTGCTCATTGCCGCCTGTAGTTTGCTCCCAAATGCCTATAGCCAGTCAAGTCAAACTGGGCCCCTCCAGACCGGAGCCGATCAAATGACGCTCTATCTGCCCGCCTTGCAGGGAAAACGCGTTGGCATGGTCGTCAATCATACATCGCGAATTGGTACGACGCATTTGGTTGATAGCCTGATTGCACGTGGAGTGACGATTAAGACCATTTTCGCGCCGGAGCATGGATTTCGTGGAGAAGCCACCGATGGCGAGAAAATCAGTAATAGCCGTGATCAACGCACGGGTGTTTTCATCACCTCTTTATACGGGCAGAACCGGAAGCCATCGCCCGCCCAGATGGACTCGCTGGATGTGATCATTTTCGACATTCAGGACGTAGGAACGCGATTTTATACCTACATCAGTACCATGCATTACGTCATGGAGGCTTGTGCCGAGACCAATAAACCACTCATTATATTGGATCGCCCGAATCCCAATGGCCACTTCATCGATGGACCCGTACTGGACCCGAAGTTTAAATCATTTGTAGGAATGCACCCAATTCCGGTCGTTCACGGATTGACAGTTGGCGAACTGGCCCGGATGATCAACGGCGAAGGCTGGTTGGCTGGCAGCAAAACCTGCAAACTTACCGTAGTGCCTGTCAAAAACTACACACATCAGACGCCCTATGTGTTGCCGGTACGACCTTCTCCGAACCTGCCGAATCAACAGGCTGTATTGCTGTATCCATCACTCTGCTTTTTTGAAGGAACGGTCGTCAGTGTTGGACGCGGCACTGACAAACAGTTTCAGGTTATTGGATCACCCTACACAAAATATGGTCCGTACACATTTACGCCGGTAGATAAACCCGGCGCTATCAATCCACCGCTGGAAGGACTGCTGTGCTATGGGTTGGATTTATCGGCAATTGCCATCTCGAAACAGGAAATGATGCTGAATTATTTCTTCGACTTCTATAAAAAAGCCAGCGATAAAAGTAAGTTTTTTCTGGCCAATGGCGGTATTGACCGACTGGCGGGCACCGATCAACTTCGGTTGCAGATGATTGCTGGCGTATCGGAAGATAAAATCCGGCAAAGCTGGCAACCAGCGCTGGATGGGTATAAAGTCATGCGGAAGAAATATTTGCTATACCCCTGA
- a CDS encoding ABC transporter permease, which produces MNVPIFLARKVRHAPEGSFSATVTRVGIISIALGLSILIVAFAVLFGFKNTIQQKIFLFGAHLQASKFTNNSSYQETPIALNTKLYRDSTRIPGVQHIQAVALKAGILKTSNELTGVVLKGVGKDYDWNLFHGSIVAGTVPTVGADTGTGSTQLLISQYMANQLQVKVGQNIPLYFLGNPPRARKMTVVGIYETGLEEVDKTIALGDIRLIQRLNKWGPDSVGSYEIFVKDFNRLDATANNIFDEMTPDMRLTRVTDQYRPLFDWMVLLDRNMVILLALITFVASFNMVSVLLVLMMERTPMIGLLKALGGSDPLIRRMFLFVGLNMVGWGLLIGNIVGLGICFIQDRFKLIPLDPKNYFMNYVPIVWDWPTILALNGATILLIAFALWLPTFIINRIQPVKALAFKK; this is translated from the coding sequence TTGAACGTACCTATTTTTCTGGCTCGTAAGGTCCGTCACGCACCTGAGGGCAGTTTTTCAGCTACCGTTACCCGCGTCGGGATAATCAGTATAGCACTCGGTCTATCCATTCTGATCGTGGCTTTTGCCGTATTGTTTGGCTTCAAAAATACCATCCAGCAGAAGATATTTCTGTTCGGCGCTCATTTGCAGGCGAGTAAATTTACCAATAACAGCTCCTATCAGGAAACGCCCATTGCGCTTAACACCAAACTTTATCGCGATAGTACCCGGATTCCGGGCGTTCAGCATATTCAGGCAGTTGCCCTGAAAGCAGGCATTCTGAAAACCAGCAACGAGTTGACAGGCGTGGTTCTGAAAGGCGTAGGCAAAGATTATGACTGGAATCTGTTTCATGGTTCAATCGTAGCCGGCACCGTGCCAACTGTGGGGGCCGATACCGGAACGGGATCGACACAATTACTGATTAGTCAATACATGGCCAATCAGCTACAGGTAAAAGTTGGTCAGAACATACCACTCTATTTTCTGGGAAATCCACCCCGCGCCCGTAAAATGACGGTGGTGGGCATTTACGAAACGGGACTGGAAGAGGTTGATAAGACCATTGCATTAGGCGATATACGGCTTATTCAACGCCTAAACAAATGGGGGCCTGATTCGGTCGGTAGTTATGAAATCTTCGTAAAGGATTTCAATCGCCTGGATGCCACAGCCAATAACATTTTTGACGAAATGACGCCCGATATGCGCCTGACACGTGTAACGGACCAGTACCGTCCGCTCTTCGACTGGATGGTATTGCTCGATCGTAACATGGTGATCTTATTGGCCCTCATCACCTTTGTTGCCTCCTTCAATATGGTATCGGTGCTGTTGGTTCTGATGATGGAGCGAACACCAATGATTGGCCTATTAAAGGCTCTGGGCGGTTCAGATCCACTTATCCGACGTATGTTTTTATTCGTTGGACTGAACATGGTCGGCTGGGGATTGCTCATTGGCAATATCGTCGGGCTAGGCATCTGCTTTATTCAGGATCGCTTCAAACTGATCCCCCTCGATCCAAAAAACTACTTCATGAATTATGTCCCGATCGTTTGGGACTGGCCAACAATTCTTGCTCTGAATGGCGCAACGATTTTGTTGATTGCCTTTGCCCTCTGGCTACCGACGTTCATCATCAATCGGATTCAACCGGTAAAAGCTCTGGCGTTTAAGAAGTAA
- the aqpZ gene encoding aquaporin Z — protein MKKYLAELIGTFSLVFLGCGAAVISGISSTGPLGIGLLGISFAFGLTVVVMAYAIGPISGCHINPAITIAMLVAGKIKLNDAVGYIVAQLIGATLASSVLYIVQSGAPVFMMNEWALGSNGWGQGYLGAYNTESAFITEAVMTFLFLLVIFHTTSKWGNSTMAGLAIGLTLILIHLVAIPVTGTSVNPARSFGPAILAGGKALQQLWLFILAPIVGGVLAALTWKGIFEDAVPAR, from the coding sequence ATGAAAAAATATCTGGCTGAATTAATTGGTACCTTCTCACTTGTATTTTTGGGATGTGGTGCTGCCGTTATTTCCGGCATTTCATCTACGGGTCCTTTGGGAATTGGCCTGTTGGGAATCTCGTTTGCATTTGGCCTAACGGTCGTTGTCATGGCCTATGCAATTGGTCCTATTTCGGGTTGCCATATTAATCCGGCAATCACGATCGCCATGCTGGTAGCGGGTAAAATAAAGCTCAACGACGCCGTGGGCTACATTGTCGCCCAGTTGATCGGCGCTACATTGGCTTCTTCTGTCTTATATATTGTTCAAAGTGGTGCGCCTGTGTTCATGATGAACGAATGGGCACTGGGTTCCAATGGCTGGGGGCAAGGGTATCTGGGTGCCTACAATACTGAATCTGCGTTCATAACGGAAGCGGTAATGACGTTTCTGTTCCTGTTAGTCATTTTCCATACGACCTCTAAATGGGGAAACAGCACGATGGCAGGTTTAGCCATTGGCTTAACCCTGATACTTATTCATTTAGTAGCGATTCCTGTTACCGGTACGTCGGTCAATCCGGCCCGCAGTTTTGGACCAGCTATTCTGGCGGGCGGTAAAGCCTTACAACAATTATGGTTATTCATCCTGGCTCCTATCGTTGGCGGAGTTCTAGCCGCACTTACCTGGAAAGGTATATTTGAAGACGCCGTTCCAGCACGATAA